From Dietzia sp. ANT_WB102, a single genomic window includes:
- the pta gene encoding phosphate acetyltransferase: protein MPDSLPPESVVSASNEPARAELSEAEVAALSIPSQSAGEPLSSSAVYVVAPEGDTGKSTVALGLLRILAGTVQRVGVFRPVTVEPRSAAAGRGDGEAARDRIVEMLLQHTTADLEYEDCIGVTNMRVHEDRDIALSEIVDRYHAVARQCDVVVIVGTDYTGVPSPTEFDFNATIAVNLGAPVLLVIRGADRTPAEIGTNARLTLDELRAEHAHPIGVVANRCDPEALDQIKTELSSVGVSSWTLPTESVLTAPTMGELMEAVDGDLYSGDPALLDREAMAVMVGGMTGDRILERLVDGMVVIVPADRTDAVLAILAAHAAEGFPSLAGMIWNGGVKPNSALDKLVCGMRSTLPIICTDHGTYDTARLASETRGRVYAGSGRKVETALSLMEKYVDTEELLAPLRVGTPDVMTPQMFEYQLLERARTDKRHIVLPEGDDDRILHAAGRLLRREVADLTILGDPESIRRRADELGIQLGDANVLDPRTSEHADRFAHEYVELRKHKGMTLDVARDRILDISYFATMMVHTGLADGMVSGAAHTTAHTIRPALEIIRTQPDVETVSSVFLMCLADHVLAFGDCAVVPDPTAQQLADIALSSAETASRFGIDPRVALLSYSTGDSGTGADVDKVREATALVRSRIDEAGADDPVAGLVVDGPLQFDAAVDPTVAQKKMPDSPVAGRATVLVFPDLNTGNNTYKAVQRTAGAVAIGPVLQGLRKPVNDLSRGALVEDIVNTVAITAVQAQGVADSQESNS, encoded by the coding sequence GTGCCCGATTCTCTTCCGCCCGAGTCCGTTGTGTCCGCTTCTAACGAGCCAGCCAGAGCCGAGCTTTCCGAGGCAGAGGTCGCGGCTCTGTCGATCCCGTCCCAGTCGGCGGGCGAACCACTCTCGTCGTCGGCTGTCTACGTGGTGGCACCCGAAGGGGACACGGGAAAATCGACGGTCGCACTCGGACTGCTCCGTATCCTCGCAGGGACCGTCCAGCGGGTCGGCGTGTTCCGCCCCGTCACGGTCGAGCCGCGCTCAGCCGCCGCAGGACGCGGTGACGGTGAGGCCGCCCGCGACCGCATCGTGGAGATGCTGCTGCAGCACACCACTGCGGATCTCGAATACGAGGACTGCATCGGCGTCACCAACATGCGGGTCCACGAGGATCGCGATATTGCGCTGAGCGAGATTGTCGACCGATACCACGCGGTGGCCCGGCAGTGCGATGTCGTGGTGATTGTCGGTACTGACTACACCGGCGTGCCGAGCCCCACCGAATTCGACTTCAACGCCACCATCGCCGTGAACCTCGGAGCGCCTGTCCTGCTGGTAATCCGCGGCGCGGACCGAACCCCTGCGGAGATCGGCACCAACGCCAGACTCACCCTGGACGAGCTGCGTGCCGAACACGCGCACCCCATCGGAGTCGTCGCGAACCGGTGCGACCCGGAAGCGCTCGACCAGATCAAGACCGAGCTCAGTTCGGTGGGTGTCTCCTCCTGGACGTTGCCTACCGAGTCGGTGCTCACCGCCCCCACGATGGGCGAACTCATGGAGGCTGTCGACGGCGACCTCTACTCGGGTGACCCGGCTCTGCTCGACCGCGAGGCGATGGCCGTCATGGTCGGCGGCATGACCGGCGACAGGATTCTCGAGCGACTGGTCGACGGGATGGTCGTCATCGTCCCCGCGGACCGCACCGATGCCGTGCTGGCGATCCTCGCCGCGCACGCCGCCGAGGGCTTCCCCTCACTGGCCGGGATGATCTGGAACGGCGGGGTCAAACCGAACTCGGCGCTGGACAAGTTGGTCTGCGGCATGCGCTCCACACTGCCGATCATTTGCACGGATCACGGAACCTACGACACCGCTCGTCTGGCCTCAGAGACCCGCGGGCGGGTATACGCGGGATCGGGACGCAAGGTCGAGACCGCGCTCAGTCTGATGGAAAAGTACGTCGACACGGAGGAGCTGCTCGCACCGCTGCGCGTTGGCACGCCCGACGTCATGACGCCCCAGATGTTCGAGTATCAACTGCTCGAACGAGCCCGGACCGACAAGCGCCACATCGTGCTCCCCGAGGGGGACGACGACCGCATCCTGCACGCCGCCGGCCGGCTCCTGCGACGCGAGGTGGCGGACCTGACGATCCTCGGCGATCCCGAGTCGATCCGCCGGCGCGCGGACGAACTGGGCATCCAACTGGGCGACGCGAATGTGCTGGATCCGCGCACGAGCGAGCACGCCGACCGGTTCGCCCACGAGTACGTCGAATTGCGCAAGCACAAGGGCATGACCCTGGATGTGGCGCGCGACCGCATTCTCGATATCTCCTACTTCGCCACGATGATGGTGCACACCGGGCTCGCAGACGGCATGGTCTCCGGTGCCGCACACACCACCGCACACACCATTCGCCCCGCGCTGGAGATCATCCGCACGCAACCCGACGTGGAGACGGTGTCCAGCGTGTTCCTCATGTGCCTGGCCGACCACGTCCTGGCGTTCGGGGATTGCGCGGTGGTACCCGACCCCACCGCCCAGCAACTCGCGGACATCGCCCTGTCGTCTGCCGAGACCGCCTCACGCTTCGGCATCGACCCGCGCGTGGCCCTGCTCTCGTACTCCACCGGAGATTCCGGCACCGGGGCCGACGTCGACAAGGTGCGCGAGGCGACCGCTCTCGTGCGATCCCGGATCGACGAGGCGGGCGCCGACGACCCGGTGGCCGGCCTCGTGGTGGACGGACCGCTGCAATTCGATGCCGCCGTCGACCCCACCGTCGCACAAAAAAAGATGCCCGACTCCCCGGTCGCCGGACGGGCCACCGTCCTGGTGTTCCCCGACCTCAACACGGGGAACAACACTTACAAGGCCGTGCAGCGGACAGCCGGCGCCGTGGCGATCGGCCCGGTCCTGCAGGGGCTGCGCAAGCCCGTCAACGACCTCTCCCGGGGTGCGCTGGTCGAGGACATCGTCAACACGGTTGCGATCACTGCCGTCCAGGCGCAGGGCGTCGCAGACTCTCAGGAAAGTAACTCATGA
- a CDS encoding acetate/propionate family kinase has protein sequence MTRVLVINSGSSSLKLQILDTALESELAWVLVERIGEPVGTVTVRRSDLPGAPGDQRTVEEEFPDHTAALSRVLELTRELHVHPTELGVQAIGHRVVHGGPAFHDPVEITPEVEAEIEELELLAPLHNPANLRGIRVARELLPGLPHVAVFDTGFFHTLPAAAHTYAIDLETARKWDLRRYGFHGTSHEFVSRRTADVLGQPYEQLNQIVLHLGNGASASAIDSGRAVDTSMGLTPLEGLVMGTRPGDVDPGLLIHLIRDRGMTPQDVSTLLNRKSGLEGLCGARDFRELLTRVDDHDDDAILAYDVVIHRLRRYIGGYWAILGRVDAITFTAGVGENVARLRADALSTLAGWGVELDAEANENGSGERIISSPGSSVKVLVVPTDEELAIARACDDVLVLKS, from the coding sequence ATGACCCGTGTGCTCGTCATCAATTCCGGTTCCTCCTCGCTGAAGCTCCAGATTCTCGACACCGCCCTCGAGAGCGAGCTGGCCTGGGTTCTGGTCGAGCGGATCGGTGAGCCCGTCGGCACGGTGACCGTCCGCCGCAGTGATCTACCCGGGGCTCCCGGTGACCAGCGCACCGTCGAGGAGGAGTTTCCCGACCACACGGCCGCGCTCTCCCGCGTGCTGGAGCTGACACGCGAGCTGCACGTACACCCGACCGAGCTGGGAGTCCAGGCGATCGGCCACCGGGTGGTCCACGGCGGGCCCGCCTTCCACGACCCGGTTGAGATCACGCCCGAGGTGGAGGCGGAAATCGAGGAGCTCGAGCTCCTCGCACCGCTGCACAACCCAGCGAACCTTCGTGGAATCCGGGTGGCCCGCGAACTGCTGCCCGGGCTCCCGCACGTCGCCGTATTCGACACGGGCTTCTTCCACACGCTTCCCGCCGCAGCACACACCTACGCCATCGACCTCGAGACGGCCCGGAAGTGGGACCTGCGCCGGTACGGGTTCCACGGCACCAGCCACGAGTTCGTGTCCCGCCGAACAGCCGACGTCCTGGGCCAGCCCTACGAGCAGCTGAACCAGATCGTGCTCCACCTCGGCAACGGGGCGTCGGCGTCAGCGATCGACAGCGGCCGTGCTGTGGACACCTCTATGGGCCTGACGCCGCTCGAAGGGCTGGTCATGGGGACCCGTCCCGGCGACGTCGACCCCGGACTGCTCATCCACCTCATCCGAGACCGTGGCATGACGCCGCAGGACGTCTCCACCCTCCTCAACCGGAAGTCCGGACTGGAAGGCCTGTGCGGGGCGCGCGACTTCCGAGAACTGCTCACCCGAGTGGATGACCACGACGACGACGCCATCCTCGCCTACGACGTGGTGATCCATCGGCTGCGTCGCTACATCGGCGGCTACTGGGCGATCCTCGGCCGAGTGGATGCCATCACGTTCACTGCCGGGGTGGGAGAGAACGTCGCCCGCCTGCGAGCCGATGCGTTGTCCACCTTGGCCGGCTGGGGGGTGGAGCTCGACGCCGAGGCTAACGAGAACGGCTCCGGCGAACGCATCATCTCTTCACCGGGCAGCTCGGTGAAGGTCCTCGTGGTGCCCACCGACGAGGAGTTGGCGATCGCCCGCGCGTGCGACGACGTCCTCGTGCTGAAGAGTTGA
- a CDS encoding thrombospondin type 3 repeat-containing protein, producing MSGDSTIPDPAGAIDGTPGVDPCSMSPGESVDRTYFVRNSTNTGRVGRYEVGIGDFVVSGEAEFAVTSTITGDADADSQSVTIYGEDTPQADDSPDRGTMIAALELAPGQSARVVDEVAVPVDPQTYAQNQSVSPRIWVAFTDLGVIDRDGDGLPDRDEDQLGTDPDDPVNLLPGGTVGQRYGPEPFLPTPPDGTILEVDESTLPDGLRLRDGVLTGTPTRAGTFDVEFTVTMPDGATYQSIRRVVVEPASGGGSSDLPDFFWPIVGIGVIGTVVVILGQGFGSLMGSLGSAGSSGGSGGSGGLGGSSSSEGSSGSNGSGGSGGSSDSSGPDRDKDGQDQAGPSDTGADRDVSAVANLVGTDGGKTGKTGQVPVNSVTPREGAPSQEWARANSDVRGSLASTGVGAIDLLLWALTASAAGAALILLVKRRRHDDPPAGSDG from the coding sequence GTGAGTGGAGACTCAACGATCCCGGATCCAGCCGGAGCTATTGACGGCACGCCGGGCGTCGACCCGTGTTCGATGTCCCCGGGGGAGTCGGTCGACCGCACCTACTTCGTCCGCAACTCAACCAACACCGGTCGGGTGGGCCGTTACGAGGTGGGCATCGGGGACTTTGTGGTCTCCGGCGAAGCCGAGTTCGCGGTCACCTCGACCATCACCGGTGACGCGGACGCAGACTCTCAGTCTGTCACGATCTACGGCGAGGACACGCCGCAGGCCGACGACTCCCCGGATCGCGGCACCATGATCGCCGCACTGGAGTTGGCGCCGGGGCAGTCAGCGAGGGTCGTCGACGAGGTGGCGGTCCCGGTCGACCCCCAGACTTATGCGCAGAATCAGAGCGTCAGCCCCAGGATTTGGGTCGCATTCACTGACCTCGGGGTGATCGACCGCGACGGTGACGGACTGCCCGATCGCGACGAGGACCAACTCGGTACCGATCCTGACGACCCGGTGAACCTTCTGCCAGGTGGCACGGTCGGGCAGCGCTACGGCCCCGAGCCATTCCTGCCGACACCGCCCGACGGCACGATTCTCGAGGTTGACGAATCCACCCTTCCCGACGGACTGCGACTCCGCGACGGCGTCCTCACCGGCACACCGACCCGCGCTGGCACCTTTGACGTTGAGTTCACCGTGACGATGCCGGATGGTGCCACATATCAGTCGATTCGTCGCGTGGTGGTCGAACCCGCGTCGGGCGGCGGTTCGTCCGACCTACCGGATTTTTTCTGGCCGATCGTCGGGATCGGGGTGATCGGTACGGTCGTCGTGATCCTCGGCCAGGGCTTCGGGTCTCTCATGGGCTCGCTCGGCAGCGCTGGCTCAAGCGGTGGCTCCGGTGGCTCCGGTGGCTTGGGCGGCTCTAGCAGTTCTGAAGGATCTAGCGGCTCGAACGGTTCCGGTGGGTCCGGCGGCTCGAGCGACTCAAGCGGCCCCGACCGCGACAAGGACGGTCAGGACCAGGCGGGCCCGTCCGACACCGGCGCTGACAGGGATGTTTCGGCCGTTGCCAATCTCGTTGGGACGGACGGCGGAAAGACCGGCAAGACCGGCCAGGTGCCGGTGAACTCGGTGACGCCGCGCGAAGGGGCGCCGTCGCAGGAGTGGGCCCGCGCCAACTCGGACGTGCGCGGATCGCTGGCGTCGACAGGCGTCGGTGCGATCGACCTCCTGCTGTGGGCGCTCACCGCATCAGCGGCGGGGGCCGCGTTGATTCTGCTGGTCAAGCGCCGCCGTCACGATGACCCACCAGCCGGCTCCGACGGCTGA
- a CDS encoding serine/threonine protein kinase, translating to MSYRKWDDPPEDGEPTVGTQATMRTEAVAVTGDATETEGTASTGAMAETGEAAATGGVSMTGFLADTDPGGGSSPGVAEASGTAGAGRSHDPESRTESVPGARRSGRTGEVPTGDRVASTPFRLRHPDKPEDRPSQAAEGLVDLPYIIPVDPTSAMLEPEDIEAECEASNGRLPYPELRPGDIVADQYEVRGALAHGGMGWIYLAVDHNVSDRWVVLKGLLHADQAEAQEVAVAEREILAELSHPSIVRIYNFIHDDWATSPTHGGYIVMEYVGGPSLRDVRRAAPGRVLPVEKAIAYVLEVLQALSYLHSVGLVYNDLKPENIMLTEDHVKLIDMGAVSGVGDFGHIYGTPGFQAPEIPETGPTIASDLYTVGRTLASLIVRLPVVDGRYADGIPSPMEEPVFSRYDSLYRFLLRSTHEDPDSRFRSANGMANQLMGVLREVLALRTGVPHPAFSSVFSPQRSTFGTLFTVEPTDFLVDGRARDTTLTGAELVDALPVPLMEPSDPASRILAATSYTSVEQRIDTLRELNSDTESEAHESIGVIMSLTRAYLESDDLASAEALLEKNAHRKSAEWRLVWYDGVVALLKGDPVGAYPKFQLVLSAMPGENGPKLALAATAELILDVCAESDRARWARSSEHFYRTVWSVDRSVISSAFGLARQLQRRGEVTSAIEELDQVPPNSRYSALANLTAILMLCQGRPLEETEESHLREAARRVTNLSAGEHRAFQIRLTVLTTALSWIQLPGNEPSPSPLLRGVPFTEFGLRSGAESVLRTLARSTETRQQRFRLVDQANSIRPRTLF from the coding sequence ATGAGCTATCGGAAGTGGGACGATCCGCCGGAAGACGGCGAGCCCACCGTCGGCACCCAGGCCACAATGCGGACCGAGGCGGTCGCGGTGACGGGAGATGCGACGGAGACCGAGGGCACGGCGTCGACCGGCGCCATGGCGGAGACCGGGGAGGCCGCGGCCACCGGTGGCGTGTCGATGACCGGCTTCCTGGCCGACACCGACCCCGGCGGCGGGAGCAGCCCCGGCGTGGCGGAGGCGAGCGGCACGGCGGGCGCGGGGCGCAGTCACGATCCCGAGTCGCGCACCGAATCCGTGCCCGGCGCGCGGCGCTCGGGCCGGACCGGCGAGGTGCCCACCGGTGATCGCGTCGCGTCGACACCATTCCGCCTTCGACACCCGGACAAGCCGGAGGACCGCCCGAGTCAGGCTGCGGAGGGCCTGGTCGACCTGCCGTACATTATTCCCGTCGACCCGACCTCGGCCATGCTGGAACCCGAGGACATCGAAGCCGAGTGCGAGGCGTCCAACGGCAGGTTGCCGTACCCCGAACTGCGGCCCGGCGACATCGTCGCCGACCAGTACGAGGTCCGCGGCGCACTCGCCCACGGTGGGATGGGCTGGATCTACCTGGCCGTCGACCACAATGTGTCCGACCGCTGGGTGGTCCTCAAGGGACTGCTCCACGCCGACCAAGCCGAGGCCCAGGAGGTCGCGGTGGCCGAGCGAGAGATCCTCGCCGAACTGTCCCACCCGTCGATCGTGCGAATCTACAACTTCATCCACGACGACTGGGCCACCTCGCCCACCCACGGCGGGTACATCGTCATGGAGTACGTCGGCGGGCCCAGTCTGCGAGACGTCCGCCGAGCCGCGCCCGGGAGGGTGCTGCCGGTGGAGAAGGCCATCGCCTACGTGCTCGAGGTACTGCAGGCGCTGTCGTACCTGCACTCAGTGGGACTGGTCTACAACGACCTCAAGCCCGAGAACATCATGCTGACCGAAGACCACGTCAAACTGATCGACATGGGCGCCGTGTCGGGAGTCGGAGACTTCGGGCACATCTACGGCACCCCCGGCTTCCAGGCCCCGGAAATCCCCGAGACCGGACCCACCATTGCCTCGGACCTCTACACGGTCGGCCGCACCCTCGCATCGCTCATCGTGCGACTACCTGTTGTCGACGGGCGCTACGCCGACGGGATCCCCTCCCCCATGGAGGAACCGGTGTTCAGCCGGTACGACTCGCTGTACCGGTTCCTGCTGCGCTCCACGCACGAGGACCCGGACTCACGGTTCCGCAGTGCCAACGGGATGGCGAACCAGCTCATGGGCGTGCTGCGGGAGGTCCTGGCGCTGCGCACCGGGGTCCCACATCCGGCCTTCTCCTCGGTCTTTTCACCCCAGAGGTCGACTTTCGGCACCCTGTTCACCGTGGAGCCGACGGATTTCCTCGTCGACGGCCGCGCGCGCGACACGACGCTCACCGGCGCCGAACTCGTCGACGCCCTGCCGGTGCCGCTCATGGAGCCGTCCGACCCAGCCAGTCGTATCCTGGCCGCGACGTCGTACACCTCGGTCGAGCAGCGGATCGACACCCTCCGCGAACTGAATTCCGACACCGAGTCCGAGGCCCACGAGAGCATCGGCGTGATCATGTCACTCACACGCGCCTACCTCGAAAGCGACGATCTCGCGTCGGCGGAGGCCCTGCTCGAGAAAAACGCCCATCGCAAGTCAGCGGAATGGCGGCTGGTCTGGTACGACGGCGTGGTGGCGCTTCTCAAGGGCGACCCAGTCGGGGCGTACCCCAAGTTCCAGCTCGTGCTCTCGGCGATGCCGGGCGAGAACGGCCCGAAACTGGCGTTGGCCGCAACGGCCGAGCTGATCCTCGACGTGTGCGCCGAGAGTGACCGGGCCCGCTGGGCGCGCTCGAGCGAGCACTTCTACCGCACGGTGTGGTCGGTCGACCGGTCGGTGATCAGCTCGGCGTTCGGGCTGGCCCGCCAATTGCAGCGCCGCGGCGAAGTGACGTCCGCCATCGAGGAACTCGACCAGGTCCCACCCAACTCCCGCTATTCAGCGCTGGCCAATCTCACCGCGATCCTCATGCTGTGCCAGGGTCGACCGCTCGAGGAGACCGAGGAGTCCCACCTGCGCGAGGCAGCCCGCCGCGTCACCAACCTGTCCGCCGGCGAACACCGGGCGTTCCAGATCCGGCTTACCGTGCTGACCACCGCGTTGTCGTGGATACAGTTGCCGGGTAACGAGCCGTCCCCGTCACCGCTCCTGCGGGGCGTGCCGTTCACGGAATTCGGACTGCGATCGGGCGCCGAGAGCGTGCTGCGGACACTGGCCCGATCCACAGAGACACGGCAGCAACGCTTCCGGCTGGTGGATCAGGCCAACAGCATCCGCCCACGCACCTTGTTCTGA
- a CDS encoding glutamate ABC transporter substrate-binding protein translates to MAALAVGAACGVGDGAVSPGTGGPEPSTAADSAGPEGAGIPKVSAVMPLPAGALISTHVPAGLPAKSDETCDPLPSLRPDDADPAERVPRIRQRGRLIVGLDQGSNLFSFRDPASGQLTGFDVDLAREIAEDIFGDPRQVEFRSLTSSNRLAALENDQVDVVIRSMSITCERRKRVTFSVPYFQAYQRVLAVRGSGITDIEDLEGRRVCVAAGTTSASRLWSAMERITVLSVNTWADCLVAIQQNQVDAITTDDAILVGITAQDPYLEIVGPQLDAEPYGVGIAKSTPGNNTDGLVRQVNSTLERIRADGTWNRMYSRWLSGLGPSPGMPVPKYVPEEPR, encoded by the coding sequence GTGGCGGCCCTGGCGGTCGGCGCGGCATGTGGGGTCGGCGACGGCGCGGTGAGTCCCGGCACCGGCGGGCCGGAACCGAGCACGGCCGCGGATTCCGCCGGGCCGGAGGGGGCGGGGATCCCGAAGGTTTCCGCAGTGATGCCGCTTCCCGCCGGCGCCCTGATCAGCACGCACGTCCCCGCAGGGCTGCCCGCCAAGAGCGACGAGACCTGCGATCCCCTGCCCAGTCTGCGTCCCGACGACGCCGATCCCGCGGAGAGAGTGCCGCGGATCCGGCAGCGGGGCCGGCTGATCGTGGGACTGGACCAGGGCTCCAACCTGTTCTCGTTCCGTGATCCGGCCAGCGGTCAGCTCACCGGCTTCGACGTGGACCTCGCGCGGGAGATCGCGGAGGATATTTTCGGCGACCCCCGGCAGGTGGAGTTCCGGTCGCTGACGTCGTCCAACCGCCTGGCGGCGCTGGAGAACGACCAGGTGGACGTGGTGATCCGGTCGATGTCCATCACGTGCGAACGGCGGAAACGGGTGACGTTCTCGGTGCCGTATTTCCAGGCCTACCAGCGGGTGCTGGCGGTCCGCGGCTCGGGCATCACAGATATCGAGGACCTCGAAGGCAGGCGGGTGTGCGTGGCAGCGGGGACGACGTCGGCGTCACGGCTGTGGTCCGCGATGGAACGGATCACGGTGTTGTCGGTGAACACCTGGGCGGACTGCCTGGTCGCCATCCAGCAGAACCAGGTCGATGCGATCACCACCGACGACGCGATCCTCGTGGGCATCACCGCGCAGGACCCGTACCTGGAGATCGTGGGCCCGCAACTCGACGCCGAGCCGTACGGGGTGGGCATCGCCAAGTCCACGCCGGGAAACAACACCGACGGGTTGGTCAGGCAGGTCAACTCCACCCTCGAGCGGATCCGGGCGGACGGCACGTGGAACCGCATGTACTCCAGATGGCTATCCGGGCTGGGACCGAGTCCCGGGATGCCAGTGCCGAAGTATGTGCCGGAGGAGCCGCGATGA
- a CDS encoding NUDIX domain-containing protein has protein sequence MAASEGDGNGWVVSDAGDRRWGRFGAAGLLLRAADPTDPDTPLVLLQHRAVWTASGDTWALPGGARDSYEDAPVAALRETEEEAEIRPSDVVVRAEVVTHRMPGTVWHRPGLDMRHAAEMMRRMRPDQRHDEEPDGHPGEATGDAGGSGGGRLRTIPPLVQESADAVEWTYTTVIADAPRALETVPNNESLELRWVPETLVTELPLMPAFAQAWANGLRTEPVELVVDVANVLGSRPDGWWKDRAGSTTRLLDELGTGMPRTLVLPEGFGWVARAHAVIEGAARAAEHEGPFVLHRAAGSGDDAIVDLATELDGGSRRVVVVTADRGLRDRVPEGVLVVGPRALLG, from the coding sequence GTGGCGGCGAGCGAGGGTGACGGTAACGGCTGGGTGGTGTCCGATGCCGGTGATCGTCGGTGGGGCCGGTTCGGAGCTGCCGGGCTACTGCTGCGCGCAGCCGACCCGACCGACCCCGACACCCCGCTCGTGTTGCTGCAGCACCGCGCCGTGTGGACGGCCTCCGGGGACACGTGGGCGCTGCCGGGCGGTGCGCGGGACTCGTACGAGGACGCGCCCGTGGCGGCCCTGCGCGAGACGGAGGAGGAGGCCGAGATCCGGCCCTCCGACGTGGTGGTGCGCGCCGAGGTCGTCACGCACCGGATGCCGGGCACGGTGTGGCACCGGCCCGGCCTGGACATGCGGCACGCGGCCGAGATGATGCGGCGGATGCGGCCCGACCAGCGACACGACGAGGAGCCCGATGGCCATCCGGGCGAGGCCACCGGGGACGCGGGCGGCTCCGGCGGCGGCCGTCTCCGCACCATTCCGCCGCTGGTCCAGGAATCCGCCGACGCGGTGGAGTGGACCTACACGACCGTCATCGCGGACGCCCCGCGCGCTTTGGAAACCGTGCCCAACAACGAGAGCCTTGAGCTGCGCTGGGTGCCCGAGACGCTGGTGACCGAGTTGCCGCTGATGCCCGCGTTCGCCCAGGCGTGGGCGAACGGGTTGCGCACCGAGCCCGTCGAGCTCGTGGTGGACGTGGCCAACGTGCTCGGCTCCCGCCCCGACGGCTGGTGGAAGGACCGGGCGGGCTCCACCACTCGGTTGCTCGACGAACTGGGCACCGGGATGCCCCGCACTCTCGTACTGCCGGAGGGATTCGGCTGGGTCGCCCGCGCACACGCCGTCATCGAGGGCGCCGCCCGGGCCGCGGAGCACGAGGGTCCGTTCGTCCTTCACCGCGCCGCCGGCTCGGGTGACGACGCGATAGTCGACCTGGCCACCGAGCTCGATGGCGGGTCCCGCCGGGTGGTGGTGGTGACGGCCGATCGGGGGTTGCGTGACAGGGTGCCGGAGGGTGTCCTCGTCGTCGGGCCCCGCGCCCTTCTCGGCTAG